From a region of the Wolbachia endosymbiont (group B) of Gerris lacustris genome:
- a CDS encoding disulfide bond formation protein B has translation MSDVNNSSIIFLLSSAVALIFAYVLEYFFNMIPCKLCIYERVVYYVTGLLAVAYMFKDNKILIYAMFCSYLIGAIISFYHVGLELRLFHDVLGCTEQASGNVSIEELRNNLLNPNYSPSCDRPHYIFGVSLATWNLIYLIVALFLSGKMYYRERNLRHNWCKK, from the coding sequence ATGTCAGATGTAAATAACAGTTCTATAATTTTTCTCTTATCAAGCGCTGTCGCTTTAATTTTTGCATATGTGCTAGAGTATTTTTTCAATATGATACCGTGCAAGTTATGTATATACGAGCGAGTAGTTTACTATGTTACAGGGCTACTTGCAGTTGCGTATATGTTCAAAGACAACAAAATTCTAATCTATGCGATGTTTTGCAGCTACCTCATTGGTGCAATAATATCTTTTTATCATGTAGGTCTTGAACTCCGCTTATTTCATGATGTTTTAGGCTGTACAGAGCAAGCAAGTGGTAACGTTAGCATAGAAGAGCTAAGAAATAATCTATTAAACCCTAACTACTCTCCATCTTGTGACAGACCTCATTATATTTTTGGTGTTTCGTTAGCAACATGGAACTTAATTTACCTTATAGTAGCTCTATTCTTATCAGGTAAAATGTATTATAGAGAAAGAAATTTAAGGCACAATTGGTGCAAAAAGTAG
- a CDS encoding IS630 family transposase (programmed frameshift) has protein sequence MALRSKLLDEKVVESAKEMLKKVRNNAYVAKKLNAVIAAKKHSITAVAKICCISRKAITTWIKHIKFGRKEKLFSPPQRRRKTILNQSQLEQIEVWIEENPNITIREMRIRIQERFGLNISKSTIHRNMQRMKFSYITPRPVHSGQDKNKQEEFKKNLNETIVMHSEKELFFFDESRFGTHSKVGHGWFKKGSRTQVKVKLGRENFYLYSAVNPRNGENFSLFAPNVNTACINIFLEQMSQYLGIRKAFLVMDCASWHKSKSLKIPKNIEIIYLPPYSPDLNPVERFWLYIKQNILRNKIYDTIVLLESALCKFITSLSPSTVKQLCNASYLVH, from the exons ATGGCATTAAGATCAAAATTATTGGATGAAAAAGTGGTGGAATCAGCAAAAGAGATGCTGAAGAAAGTAAGAAATAATGCGTATGTTGCAAAAAAACTAAATGCTGTAATTGCAGCAAAAAAGCACAGTATAACAGCTGTAGCAAAAATATGTTGCATTTCGAGAAAGGCAATTACTACATGGATAAAGCACATAAAATTTGGAAGAAAAGAAAAATTATTTTCTCCACCTCAACGCCGTAGAAAAACTATATTGAACCAAAGTCAACTTGAACAAATTGAGGTGTGGATAGAGGAAAACCCCAATATTACTATTAGAGAAATGAGAATAAGAATCCAAGAAAGATTTGGTTTGAATATCAGCAAATCCACAATACATCGTAATATGCAAAGAATGAAATTCTCATATATCACACCAAGACCAGTTCATAGTGGACAGGATAAAAATAAGCAAGAGGAGTTT AAAAAAAACCTCAATGAAACTATTGTCATGCATTCTGAAAAAGAGCTATTTTTCTTCGATGAATCACGGTTTGGTACACATTCAAAAGTTGGACATGGGTGGTTTAAAAAAGGCAGTAGGACACAGGTTAAGGTAAAATTAGGTAGGGAAAATTTTTATCTCTATAGTGCAGTTAATCCCAGAAATGGAGAGAATTTTAGCTTATTTGCACCAAACGTCAACACTGCTTGTATAAATATATTCCTTGAACAGATGTCGCAATATTTAGGAATACGAAAGGCTTTTCTCGTGATGGATTGCGCTAGTTGGCATAAGTCAAAAAGTTTAAAGATACCTAAAAATATCGAAATTATATACCTACCACCATACTCACCTGACCTCAATCCTGTTGAGAGGTTTTGGTTATATATAAAACAGAACATTTTGCGCAATAAAATCTACGATACAATTGTTCTGCTTGAGAGCGCTTTGTGTAAATTTATTACCTCTCTTTCCCCTTCCACGGTTAAACAACTCTGCAATGCTTCTTATTTGGTTCATTAA